The proteins below are encoded in one region of Homo sapiens chromosome 8, GRCh38.p14 Primary Assembly:
- the CATSPERQ gene encoding cation channel sperm-associated auxiliary subunit TMEM249 isoform 1 (isoform 1 is encoded by transcript variant 4) translates to MPKGRAGSLPTTSIGWRFQLWFLGLTCPERHLARRLKNNSFYPFVQQEPNVFVLEYYLDTLWKGMLLFIISVVLVSFSSLREVQKQETWVFLVYGVGVGLWLVISSLPRRRLVLNHTRGVYHFSIQGRTVCQGPLHLVYVRLALSSDAHGRCFFHLVLGGHRLEPLVLVQLSEHYEQMEYLGRYIARKLNINYFDYLATSYRHVVRHWPPPGAGTVMGKSPMGHKPSSSQSSLEV, encoded by the exons ATGCCTAAGGGCCGGGCCGGCAGCCTGCCCACGACCTCCATCGGCTGGCGCTTCCAGCTCTGGTTCCTAGGACTCACCTGCCCGGAGCGCCACCTGGCCAGACGCCTCAAGAACAATAGCTTCTACCCATTCGTGCAGCAGGAGCCAAACG TCTTCGTGCTCGAATACTACCTGGACACACTGTGGAAGGGGATGCTGCTCTTCATCATCAGCGTGGTCCTGGTCAGCTTCAGCTCCCTGAGAGAG GTGCAGAAGCAAGAGACCTGGGTCTTCCTCGTGTACGGCGTGGGCGTGGGCCTGTGGCTCGTGATCTCGTCGCTGCCGCGGCGCCGCCTGGTGCTGAACCACACGCGCGGCGTGTACCACTTCTCCATCCAGGGCCGCACCGTGTGCCAGGGCCCCTTGCATCTGGTCTACGTGCGCCTGGCGCTCAGCTCCGATG CCCACGGAAGGTGCTTCTTCCACCTGGTCCTCGGCGGCCACAGGTTGGAGCCCCTGGTGCTGGTGCAGCTGTCGGAGCACTACGAG CAAATGGAATACTTGGGCCGTTACATCGCCCGGAAACTCAACATCAACTACTTCGACTACCTGGCCACCTCCTACCGGCACGTGGTTCGCCACTGGCCACCCCCTGGCGCTGGCACTGTGATGGGCAAGAGCCCCATGGGTCACAAGCCCAGCTCCTCTCAGTCCAGCCTGGAGGTGTGA
- the SLC52A2 gene encoding solute carrier family 52, riboflavin transporter, member 2 isoform 2 (isoform 2 is encoded by transcript variant 8): MAAPTPARPVLTHLLVALFGMGSWAAVNGIWVELPVVVKELPEAAAFQGLLLLLPPPPSVPTGELGSGLQVGAPGAEEEVEESSPLQEPPSQAAGTTPGPDPKAYQLLSARSACLLGLLAATNALTNGVLPAVQSFSCLPYGRLAYHLAVVLGSAANPLACFLAMGVLCRSLAGLGGLSLLGVFCGGYLMALAVLSPCPPLVGTSAGVVLVVLSWVLCLGVFSYVKVAASSLLHGGGRPALLAAGVAIQVGSLLGAVAMFPPTSIYHVFHSRKDCADPCDS; the protein is encoded by the exons ATGGCAGCACCCACGCCCGCCCGTCCGGTGCTGACCCACCTGCTGGTGGCTCTCTTCGGCATGGGCTCCTGGGCTGCGGTCAATGGGATCTGGGTGGAGCTACCTGTGGTGGTCAAAGAGCTTCCAGAGG CTGCTGCCTTCCAGGGTCTTCTGCTGCTGTTGCCGCCACCACCATCTGTACCCACAGGGGAGTTAGGATCAGGCCTCCAGGTGGGAGCCCCAGGAGCAGAGGAAGAGGTGGAAGAGTCCTCACCACTGCAagagccaccaagccaggcagCAGGCACCACCCCTGGTCCAGACCCTAAGGCCTATCAGCTTCTATCAGCCCGCAGTGCCTGCCTGCTGGGCCTGTTGGCCGCCACCAACGCGCTGACCAATGGCGTGCTGCCTGCCGTGCAGAGCTTTTCCTGCTTACCCTACGGGCGTCTGGCCTACCACCTGGCTGTGGTGCTGGGCAGTGCTGCCAATCCCCTGGCCTGCTTCCTGGCCATGGGTGTGCTGTGCAG GTCCTTGGCAGGGCTGGGCGGCCTCTCTCTGCTGGGCGTGTTCTGTGGGGGCTACCTGATGGCGCTGGCAGTCCTGAGCCCCTGCCCGCCCCTGGTGGGCACCTCGGCGGGGGTGGTCCTCGTG GTGCTGTCGTGGGTGCTGTGTCTTGGCGTGTTCTCCTACGTGAAGGTGGCAGCCAGCTCCCTGCTGCATGGCGGGGGCCGGCCGGCATTGCTGGCAGCCGGCGTGGCCATCCAGGTGGGCTCTCTGCTCGGCGCTGTTGCTATGTTCCCCCCGACCAGCATCTATCACGTGTTCCACAGCAGAAAGGACTGTGCAGACCCCTGTGACTCCTGA
- the FBXL6 gene encoding F-box/LRR-repeat protein 6 isoform 1 (isoform 1 is encoded by transcript variant 1), which yields MAAPASRQVRRRARAAPRPRSAEDWWWDRLAPRGSGYHLLQSDSMLLVLSEPGPARPRAQRRASRRTPRQPPRGPSAAAKPKAGLRSEAAAAPAPAPAPTPTPEEGPDAGWGDRIPLEILVQIFGLLVAADGPMPFLGRAARVCRRWQEAASQPALWHTVTLSSPLVGRPAKGGVKAEKKLLASLEWLMPNRFSQLQRLTLIHWKSQVHPVLKLVGECCPRLTFLKLSGCHGVTADALVMLAKACCQLHSLDLQHSMVESTAVVSFLEEAGSRMRKLWLTYSSQTTAILGALLGSCCPQLQVLEVSTGINRNSIPLQLPVEALQKGCPQLQVLRLLNLMWLPKPPGRGVAPGPGFPSLEELCLASSTCNFVSNEVLGRLLHGSPNLRLLDLRGCARITPAGLQDLPCRELEQLHLGLYGTSDRLTLAKEGSPFLTQKWCHTLRELDLSGQGFSEKDLEQALAAFLSTPGGSHPALCSLNLRGTRVTPSTVSSVISGCPGLLYLNLESCRCLPRGLKRAYRGLEEVQWCLEQLLTSPSPS from the exons AtggctgccccagcctcccggcAGGTCCGACGCAGAGCCCGGGCAGCGCCGCGGCCCCGCTCGGCCGAGGACTGGTGGTGGGACCGGCTGGCGCCGAGGGGCTCGGGGTACCACCTGCTGCAGTCCGACAGCATGCTGCTGGTGCTGTCCGAACCCGGCCCCGCCCGGCCCCGCGCACAGCGGCGCGCTTCCCGCCGCACTCCCCGGCAGCCGCCCCGGGGCCCCAGCGCCGCGGCCAAGCCCAAGGCCGGGCTCAGGTCCGAGGCGGCGGCCGCGCCCGCACCCGCACCGGCACCCACGCCCACGCCCGAGGAAGGGCCCGACGCGGGCTGGGGAGACCGCATTCCCTTGGAAATCCTGGTGCAGATTTTCGGGTTGTTGGTGGCGGCGGACGGCCCCATGCCCTTCCTGGGCAG GGCTGCGCGCGTGTGCCGCCGCTGGCAGGAGGCCGCTTCCCAACCCGCGCTCTGGCACACCGTGACCCTGTCGTCCCCGCTGGTCGGCCGGCCTGCCAAGGGCGGGGTCAAGGCGGAGAAGAAGCTCCTTGCTTCCCTGGAGTGGCTTATGCCCAATCG GTTTTCACAGCTCCAGAGGCTGACCCTCATCCACTGGAAGTCTCAGGTACACCCCGTGTTGAAG CTGGTAGGTGAGTGCTGTCCTCGGCTCACTTTCCTCAAGCTCTCCGGCTGCCACGGTGTGACTGCTGACGCTCTGGTCATGCTAGCCAAAGCCTGCTGCCAGCTCCATAGCCTGGACCTACAGCACTCCATG GTGGAGTCCACAGCTGTGGTGAGCTTCTTGGAGGAGGCAGGGTCCCGAATGCGCAAGTTGTGGCTGACCTACAGCTCCCAGACGACAGCCATCCTGGGCGCACTGCTG GGCAGCTGCTGCCCCCAGCTCCAGGTCCTGGAGGTGAGCACCGGCATCAACCGTAATAGCATTCCCCTTCAGCTGCCTGTCGAGGCTCTGCAGAAAGGCTGCCCTCAGCTCCAG GTGCTGCGGCTGTTGAACCTGATGTGGCTGCCCAAGCCTCCGGGACGAGGGGTGGCTCCCGGACCAGGCTTCCCTAGCCTAGAGGAGCTCTGCCTGGCGAGCTCAACCTGCAACTTTGTGAGCAACGAGGTCCTGGGCCGCCTACTCCACGGCTCTCCCAACCTGCGCTTACTGGATCTTCGTGGCTGTGCGCGCATCACGCCGGCTGGCCTTCAGGATCTGCCATGTCGGG AGCTGGAGCAGCTTCATCTGGGCCTGTATGGCACGTCAGACCGGCTGACTCTAGCCAAGGAGGGCAGCCCCTTTTTGACCCAGAAGTGGTGCCATACACTGCGAGAACTGGACTTGAGTGGCCAGGGGTTCAGTGAGAAGGACCTGGAGCAGGCCCTGGCTGCCTTCTTAAGCACCCCTGGGGGCTCACACCCAGCCCTGTGCTCTCTTAACCTCAGGGGCACCCGGGTCACACCAAGCACTGTCAG CTCTGTGATCAGCGGCTGCCCGGGCCTGCTCTACCTCAACCTGGAGTCCTGCCGCTGCCTTCCCCGGGGTCTGAAGCGGGCCTACCGGGGCCTGGAGGAAGTCCAGTGGTGTCTGGAGCAGCTGCTCACCAGCCCCTCACCCAGCTAG
- the CATSPERQ gene encoding cation channel sperm-associated auxiliary subunit TMEM249 isoform 2 (isoform 2 is encoded by transcript variant 2): protein MPKGRAGSLPTTSIGWRFQLWFLGLTCPERHLARRLKNNSFYPFVQQEPNGAEARDLGLPRVRRGRGPVARDLVAAAAPPGAEPHARRVPLLHPGPHRVPGPLASGLRAPGAQLRCPRKVLLPPGPRRPQVGAPGAGAAVGALRANGILGPLHRPETQHQLLRLPGHLLPARGSPLATPWRWHCDGQEPHGSQAQLLSVQPGGVTLRASPTSGLCSR from the exons ATGCCTAAGGGCCGGGCCGGCAGCCTGCCCACGACCTCCATCGGCTGGCGCTTCCAGCTCTGGTTCCTAGGACTCACCTGCCCGGAGCGCCACCTGGCCAGACGCCTCAAGAACAATAGCTTCTACCCATTCGTGCAGCAGGAGCCAAACG GTGCAGAAGCAAGAGACCTGGGTCTTCCTCGTGTACGGCGTGGGCGTGGGCCTGTGGCTCGTGATCTCGTCGCTGCCGCGGCGCCGCCTGGTGCTGAACCACACGCGCGGCGTGTACCACTTCTCCATCCAGGGCCGCACCGTGTGCCAGGGCCCCTTGCATCTGGTCTACGTGCGCCTGGCGCTCAGCTCCGATG CCCACGGAAGGTGCTTCTTCCACCTGGTCCTCGGCGGCCACAGGTTGGAGCCCCTGGTGCTGGTGCAGCTGTCGGAGCACTACGAG CAAATGGAATACTTGGGCCGTTACATCGCCCGGAAACTCAACATCAACTACTTCGACTACCTGGCCACCTCCTACCGGCACGTGGTTCGCCACTGGCCACCCCCTGGCGCTGGCACTGTGATGGGCAAGAGCCCCATGGGTCACAAGCCCAGCTCCTCTCAGTCCAGCCTGGAGGTGTGACTCTGAGGGCCTCCCCCACCTCGGGACTGTGTTCTCGGTAA
- the FBXL6 gene encoding F-box/LRR-repeat protein 6 isoform 2 (isoform 2 is encoded by transcript variant 2) yields MAAPASRQVRRRARAAPRPRSAEDWWWDRLAPRGSGYHLLQSDSMLLVLSEPGPARPRAQRRASRRTPRQPPRGPSAAAKPKAGLRSEAAAAPAPAPAPTPTPEEGPDAGWGDRIPLEILVQIFGLLVAADGPMPFLGRAARVCRRWQEAASQPALWHTVTLSSPLVGRPAKGGVKAEKKLLASLEWLMPNRFSQLQRLTLIHWKSQLVGECCPRLTFLKLSGCHGVTADALVMLAKACCQLHSLDLQHSMVESTAVVSFLEEAGSRMRKLWLTYSSQTTAILGALLGSCCPQLQVLEVSTGINRNSIPLQLPVEALQKGCPQLQVLRLLNLMWLPKPPGRGVAPGPGFPSLEELCLASSTCNFVSNEVLGRLLHGSPNLRLLDLRGCARITPAGLQDLPCRELEQLHLGLYGTSDRLTLAKEGSPFLTQKWCHTLRELDLSGQGFSEKDLEQALAAFLSTPGGSHPALCSLNLRGTRVTPSTVSSVISGCPGLLYLNLESCRCLPRGLKRAYRGLEEVQWCLEQLLTSPSPS; encoded by the exons AtggctgccccagcctcccggcAGGTCCGACGCAGAGCCCGGGCAGCGCCGCGGCCCCGCTCGGCCGAGGACTGGTGGTGGGACCGGCTGGCGCCGAGGGGCTCGGGGTACCACCTGCTGCAGTCCGACAGCATGCTGCTGGTGCTGTCCGAACCCGGCCCCGCCCGGCCCCGCGCACAGCGGCGCGCTTCCCGCCGCACTCCCCGGCAGCCGCCCCGGGGCCCCAGCGCCGCGGCCAAGCCCAAGGCCGGGCTCAGGTCCGAGGCGGCGGCCGCGCCCGCACCCGCACCGGCACCCACGCCCACGCCCGAGGAAGGGCCCGACGCGGGCTGGGGAGACCGCATTCCCTTGGAAATCCTGGTGCAGATTTTCGGGTTGTTGGTGGCGGCGGACGGCCCCATGCCCTTCCTGGGCAG GGCTGCGCGCGTGTGCCGCCGCTGGCAGGAGGCCGCTTCCCAACCCGCGCTCTGGCACACCGTGACCCTGTCGTCCCCGCTGGTCGGCCGGCCTGCCAAGGGCGGGGTCAAGGCGGAGAAGAAGCTCCTTGCTTCCCTGGAGTGGCTTATGCCCAATCG GTTTTCACAGCTCCAGAGGCTGACCCTCATCCACTGGAAGTCTCAG CTGGTAGGTGAGTGCTGTCCTCGGCTCACTTTCCTCAAGCTCTCCGGCTGCCACGGTGTGACTGCTGACGCTCTGGTCATGCTAGCCAAAGCCTGCTGCCAGCTCCATAGCCTGGACCTACAGCACTCCATG GTGGAGTCCACAGCTGTGGTGAGCTTCTTGGAGGAGGCAGGGTCCCGAATGCGCAAGTTGTGGCTGACCTACAGCTCCCAGACGACAGCCATCCTGGGCGCACTGCTG GGCAGCTGCTGCCCCCAGCTCCAGGTCCTGGAGGTGAGCACCGGCATCAACCGTAATAGCATTCCCCTTCAGCTGCCTGTCGAGGCTCTGCAGAAAGGCTGCCCTCAGCTCCAG GTGCTGCGGCTGTTGAACCTGATGTGGCTGCCCAAGCCTCCGGGACGAGGGGTGGCTCCCGGACCAGGCTTCCCTAGCCTAGAGGAGCTCTGCCTGGCGAGCTCAACCTGCAACTTTGTGAGCAACGAGGTCCTGGGCCGCCTACTCCACGGCTCTCCCAACCTGCGCTTACTGGATCTTCGTGGCTGTGCGCGCATCACGCCGGCTGGCCTTCAGGATCTGCCATGTCGGG AGCTGGAGCAGCTTCATCTGGGCCTGTATGGCACGTCAGACCGGCTGACTCTAGCCAAGGAGGGCAGCCCCTTTTTGACCCAGAAGTGGTGCCATACACTGCGAGAACTGGACTTGAGTGGCCAGGGGTTCAGTGAGAAGGACCTGGAGCAGGCCCTGGCTGCCTTCTTAAGCACCCCTGGGGGCTCACACCCAGCCCTGTGCTCTCTTAACCTCAGGGGCACCCGGGTCACACCAAGCACTGTCAG CTCTGTGATCAGCGGCTGCCCGGGCCTGCTCTACCTCAACCTGGAGTCCTGCCGCTGCCTTCCCCGGGGTCTGAAGCGGGCCTACCGGGGCCTGGAGGAAGTCCAGTGGTGTCTGGAGCAGCTGCTCACCAGCCCCTCACCCAGCTAG
- the SLC52A2 gene encoding solute carrier family 52, riboflavin transporter, member 2 isoform 1 (isoform 1 is encoded by transcript variant 14) — MAAPTPARPVLTHLLVALFGMGSWAAVNGIWVELPVVVKELPEGWSLPSYVSVLVALGNLGLLVVTLWRRLAPGKDEQVPIRVVQVLGMVGTALLASLWHHVAPVAGQLHSVAFLALAFVLALACCASNVTFLPFLSHLPPRFLRSFFLGQGLSALLPCVLALVQGVGRLECPPAPINGTPGPPLDFLERFPASTFFWALTALLVASAAAFQGLLLLLPPPPSVPTGELGSGLQVGAPGAEEEVEESSPLQEPPSQAAGTTPGPDPKAYQLLSARSACLLGLLAATNALTNGVLPAVQSFSCLPYGRLAYHLAVVLGSAANPLACFLAMGVLCRSLAGLGGLSLLGVFCGGYLMALAVLSPCPPLVGTSAGVVLVVLSWVLCLGVFSYVKVAASSLLHGGGRPALLAAGVAIQVGSLLGAVAMFPPTSIYHVFHSRKDCADPCDS; from the exons ATGGCAGCACCCACGCCCGCCCGTCCGGTGCTGACCCACCTGCTGGTGGCTCTCTTCGGCATGGGCTCCTGGGCTGCGGTCAATGGGATCTGGGTGGAGCTACCTGTGGTGGTCAAAGAGCTTCCAGAGG GTTGGAGCCTCCCCTCTTACGTCTCTGTGCTTGTGGCTCTGGGGAACCTGGGTCTGCTGGTGGTGACCCTCTGGAGGAGGCTGGCCCCAGGAAAGGACGAGCAGGTCCCCATCCGGGTGGTGcaggtgctgggcatggtgggcacaGCCCTGCTGGCCTCTCTGTGGCACCATGTGGCCCCAGTGGCAGGACAGTTGCATTCTGTGGCCTTCTTAGCACTGGCCTTTGTGCTGGCACTGGCATGCTGTGCCTCGAATGTCACTTTCCTGCCCTTCTTGAGCCACCTGCCACCTCGCTTCTTACGGTCATTCTTCCTGGGTCAAGGCCTGAGTGCCCTGCTGCCCTGCGTGCTGGCCCTAGTGCAGGGTGTGGGCCGCCTCGAGTGCCCGCCAGCCCCCATCAACGGCACCCCTGGCCCCCCGCTCGACTTCCTTGAGCGTTTTCCCGCCAGCACCTTCTTCTGGGCACTGACTGCCCTTCTGGTCGCTTCAGCTGCTGCCTTCCAGGGTCTTCTGCTGCTGTTGCCGCCACCACCATCTGTACCCACAGGGGAGTTAGGATCAGGCCTCCAGGTGGGAGCCCCAGGAGCAGAGGAAGAGGTGGAAGAGTCCTCACCACTGCAagagccaccaagccaggcagCAGGCACCACCCCTGGTCCAGACCCTAAGGCCTATCAGCTTCTATCAGCCCGCAGTGCCTGCCTGCTGGGCCTGTTGGCCGCCACCAACGCGCTGACCAATGGCGTGCTGCCTGCCGTGCAGAGCTTTTCCTGCTTACCCTACGGGCGTCTGGCCTACCACCTGGCTGTGGTGCTGGGCAGTGCTGCCAATCCCCTGGCCTGCTTCCTGGCCATGGGTGTGCTGTGCAG GTCCTTGGCAGGGCTGGGCGGCCTCTCTCTGCTGGGCGTGTTCTGTGGGGGCTACCTGATGGCGCTGGCAGTCCTGAGCCCCTGCCCGCCCCTGGTGGGCACCTCGGCGGGGGTGGTCCTCGTG GTGCTGTCGTGGGTGCTGTGTCTTGGCGTGTTCTCCTACGTGAAGGTGGCAGCCAGCTCCCTGCTGCATGGCGGGGGCCGGCCGGCATTGCTGGCAGCCGGCGTGGCCATCCAGGTGGGCTCTCTGCTCGGCGCTGTTGCTATGTTCCCCCCGACCAGCATCTATCACGTGTTCCACAGCAGAAAGGACTGTGCAGACCCCTGTGACTCCTGA
- the SLC52A2 gene encoding solute carrier family 52, riboflavin transporter, member 2 isoform 3 (isoform 3 is encoded by transcript variant 9): MVGTALLASLWHHVAPVAGQLHSVAFLALAFVLALACCASNVTFLPFLSHLPPRFLRSFFLGQGLSALLPCVLALVQGVGRLECPPAPINGTPGPPLDFLERFPASTFFWALTALLVASAAAFQGLLLLLPPPPSVPTGELGSGLQVGAPGAEEEVEESSPLQEPPSQAAGTTPGPDPKAYQLLSARSACLLGLLAATNALTNGVLPAVQSFSCLPYGRLAYHLAVVLGSAANPLACFLAMGVLCRSLAGLGGLSLLGVFCGGYLMALAVLSPCPPLVGTSAGVVLVVLSWVLCLGVFSYVKVAASSLLHGGGRPALLAAGVAIQVGSLLGAVAMFPPTSIYHVFHSRKDCADPCDS; the protein is encoded by the exons atggtgggcacaGCCCTGCTGGCCTCTCTGTGGCACCATGTGGCCCCAGTGGCAGGACAGTTGCATTCTGTGGCCTTCTTAGCACTGGCCTTTGTGCTGGCACTGGCATGCTGTGCCTCGAATGTCACTTTCCTGCCCTTCTTGAGCCACCTGCCACCTCGCTTCTTACGGTCATTCTTCCTGGGTCAAGGCCTGAGTGCCCTGCTGCCCTGCGTGCTGGCCCTAGTGCAGGGTGTGGGCCGCCTCGAGTGCCCGCCAGCCCCCATCAACGGCACCCCTGGCCCCCCGCTCGACTTCCTTGAGCGTTTTCCCGCCAGCACCTTCTTCTGGGCACTGACTGCCCTTCTGGTCGCTTCAGCTGCTGCCTTCCAGGGTCTTCTGCTGCTGTTGCCGCCACCACCATCTGTACCCACAGGGGAGTTAGGATCAGGCCTCCAGGTGGGAGCCCCAGGAGCAGAGGAAGAGGTGGAAGAGTCCTCACCACTGCAagagccaccaagccaggcagCAGGCACCACCCCTGGTCCAGACCCTAAGGCCTATCAGCTTCTATCAGCCCGCAGTGCCTGCCTGCTGGGCCTGTTGGCCGCCACCAACGCGCTGACCAATGGCGTGCTGCCTGCCGTGCAGAGCTTTTCCTGCTTACCCTACGGGCGTCTGGCCTACCACCTGGCTGTGGTGCTGGGCAGTGCTGCCAATCCCCTGGCCTGCTTCCTGGCCATGGGTGTGCTGTGCAG GTCCTTGGCAGGGCTGGGCGGCCTCTCTCTGCTGGGCGTGTTCTGTGGGGGCTACCTGATGGCGCTGGCAGTCCTGAGCCCCTGCCCGCCCCTGGTGGGCACCTCGGCGGGGGTGGTCCTCGTG GTGCTGTCGTGGGTGCTGTGTCTTGGCGTGTTCTCCTACGTGAAGGTGGCAGCCAGCTCCCTGCTGCATGGCGGGGGCCGGCCGGCATTGCTGGCAGCCGGCGTGGCCATCCAGGTGGGCTCTCTGCTCGGCGCTGTTGCTATGTTCCCCCCGACCAGCATCTATCACGTGTTCCACAGCAGAAAGGACTGTGCAGACCCCTGTGACTCCTGA